The DNA window AGCTGAGATTCAGTTAGGCTTAAAAGACTTGAAGCTATGAAACATTATACTGTTTGCAGTAATTTATGAAATGAATgggttgtgtggtttttttgttggtttttttgagacagggtttctctgtagctttggaggctgtcctggaacttgctctgtagaccaggctggtctcaaactcacagagatccacttgtctctgcttccccagtgctgggattaaagacgtgcaccaccatgaCCAGACTGAAATGTATGttattataaacaaataaaatgtatccTGTTCAGGCAGAGAGCCAGGCAATGCAGGCTCACACATTTGATCCCAGCTTCAAGAGGCAAAggtagatggatgtctgtgagtttgaggtcagcctggtctacatagtgtgtttgAAGCCAGCAGACAGCTGGCTCAGGgtgagcctgacaacctgaatttgttCCTAAGAAATACTTATTTTGTATGTGCAGGTaggaaccaactcctgaaaactgtcctctgaccactgcacacacaaaataagtattttcaaAAACTGTTCAAAGAAGGAAACCAGGTGTGGAGATACACACCTACAAGCCTGGCATTTGAAAGGTtggggcaggagaatcaggagttcaaggcccagTCTGGACAATGCTAAACAACTTAACAATAACCCACAACCTTCGGACCAACTTCAGTCTGAACAGTGTGAGAAACTGACTGgataaaaattttataaaggaaactgggaatggtagtgcatgcctttaattccagcactcaggaagcagaggcaggaggatctctatgagttcaaagccaaccagcactacaaaatgagaccctgtcttaaaaaaaaacacaaagaaaggagaTAATTGTGTACTATTGCACAATAAGATGGCTCCAGATAATATGACATACATTTTCAAAAGCTAGAATAGAGGACTTTGAGTGTTCACCATAAAGCAATGTCACATGTATAGGAGATATTTCTGACCTGATTTAAATATTGGGTAATATAGACATTCTTCAGAGCATCTCATTACTTCCTATATAATACAGTTTATGTATTATTATGCATTAcatttcattgtttatacaagaagatggggaaatggctcagtaggtaaagtgttttgttttgttaatactgggaatatggttcagtgggtagcatgagggcctgagtttcgACCCCCAGCATCCACCaaaaagctaggtgtggcagCAAGTGCCTATAATCTCCCCactggggagtggagagatgaGGACCCCTGGGACTTGCTAGCAGCTAGTCTAGGTGAATTgacaagctccagattcagtgagagagcctgtctcaaaaattcagatagtgattgagaaagacactcaGCATTGGCATCTgggtgcatacatatatgtgcacacacatacacacacaaaggggaaaaacagatcatgatcttaaaaacaaccaaaatttTGGGAagatgaaaaaatgaaagaaatgaatgacaTTCCCTCCAAGATGTCCTTGATTTGTTTCTAGAaccatttctccttccttccagcacccacatgtctgcTCACaacctaactccagttccagggaatttcattccctcttctgacttcttaggcaccagacacacaggctggaaggaggattgctatgagttcaaggtcttcctgggCTTCAGGATagatctatctgtgtgtgtgtgtgtgtgtgtgtgtgtgtgtgtgtgtgtgtgtgtgtgtgtgtgtgaattctccATCTTTTGCTATAGTGCATTAAGGCAACATGATTCAAAGTAGAATATGTAGTTGGTGCCAATATCACTCTTGTTTATTTGGTACTTTTGACACtaggtcttatgtagctcaggctagcctcaaactcactgtgtagccagtgATAACGCCAAGCTATGATTTTCGTGCctcttggagttacaggcatgtgctgtcaAATCTGGTTTATGCATTGCTGAAAGGAAACTGGGGCCTTGACCAAGTAGACAGACACTCCACCACCTGGGCCACAGCCTCTGCAGCCCTATTACTTTCAAGACTTgaatacatctttttttcttttgagtcaagATATTCAGATTAAGGCTCTTTCCTCCTTGAGTAATACTTGAACAATGCCTCCTAAATTTCTCAAGATTTGTGTGGTCAaggataaaatattttgttgcttAGAGAGTTTAACACCCTGAAAACTAAAGGAGTACTATttgtgaataaaaaagaaagcagtatgaatactacatacatattttcttgaatttctttgcttttatttgatGAGcaatttggagaaagaaaaaaaatttttttgaaggggttgctgggaattgaacccaggtcctctggaactgctgagccatttctctccagcccttcattttattttaaaatttactattttttatatttgtgtgcacacactccGTAACACGTATAGAGACAGGACAGCTTATAGGCATGGTtccctcctaccatgtgggtcccagggatggaactgaggtcatcaggctttttTTAAGAactgtctttacccactgagccatgttgaCAGCCTGAAAAATTCACCACTTTAGATGGAACTTGGGTTAGTGCTGTCATGTCAGTGTTCAGAAGGCTTCTTATAAATTTACACTGTCTGATGGAAAGTATGTAGTCTGTAATCATTTAGTTTAGATCTGACTGCAAGAGTAGGagctactttttcatttttactccTTTTCAGGGGATTTTGATGAATTCACTCAAGATAATAATGACATTATGTTGAAAAACATAGCCGATGACCTTCGGAGCTGTTTGCCCCAAGAGGCTGTGCTTTGCTCGGAACAGCTAGCCCTTCAAAAAGTAAGTATGTTGAACTAAGTCCATTTCTCTTTGTGCAACTCAGGAAATCTGGTTTCCCTAACCCCACATTTTGTAGTCTTGTTAGTTGTAAATTCAGCTTTAAGCAATTTTTCACTTAGTGTTTCAGTCATATCCCCCTTTCTCTTGAGACTTTAAATTTGGGATTCCCCGGTACAATTTTAcgtaacaaatatttttttaggAGAATCCATTTATcagcctatttaaaaaaaaaaaaaattaagtgctAACAATCTGGGCCTTTCCATCCATAAACACCCGAGCAGAAGAATTAAATCCTATGTTTTATTGGGGAGAGCATTGGAGAGTATGgtttatttgattatttggtaAGTTGATGGGGTTTTATTGCTTAGGTCTTGGTCTGTAGTACTgctggcctcagcctccaagcactggggttatgggtgtgtcaccatgcccagctcaacaTTTCTATAGTATATGGGTACTGTGAACACTGAACAGGTCTTAGAAAGAAAGTGCTCAGTCCTTCATATGGCTCTCAGGACAGCAAAGTAGAAGGTAGTGTTAAAATGAGACTTTGGAATACAGTTTGGGGTGTTGTTGGTACTGGATTTGTAGTGCAGTTGAGGTACTATTAATGTTCTTATCAACACCATGTTATAATATAATATGTTAAATAAGGAAAAGGTATTCATTTATTAATAATTGATcaataacctttaaaaaatactgGGAAGGTTTTTGAAAGGAGACGAACATGATAGCACAAGCTTGCAATTCAAGCACTTAAGAGGCTAAGGCTCGGATTGCTGGGAGTAAGGGGAGCTGCagctacatttttatatttttaatacataTTACTATATCTATAATCATATATTTTGGgtattatctgtgtgtgtgtgtgtgtgtgtgtgtgtgtgtataatggttttttcatttttatttatctatttatgtttCAGGCAGTTTCACTatagccttgactggcctagaacttgctgtgtagaccaggctgctctcaaactaaTGCaggtatcctcctgcctctgcttctgcctcccaagtgctgggctcaaggcattcaccaccatgcctagcctattttgtttttgatacagactgtaatccaggctggccttgaatttactaaatagcccaggctgacctcaaactcggtgtactcctgcctcagtctcacaagtgctggtattacaaatGGGAACTGCCATGCCCACATATATAAGCTTGAAgttttactaatattttaaacaatttgaaAACTTGGCTTTCTAAACAAAGATGACTTGCGAAGTATTTTGATGATTATTGACATGTCAGATTCAAAAGTTTGATTTCAGCCATGTTCTTTGTCCTTCCAGACTAAAGAGAAAGTTACCggtgtctcagaaaaacaatggGGGTTTCAGAATTGAAACCAGCAGAATTGAACCAGCAgctctgtctttctgtgccttGTTCTCAGGACTTAGCAGAGCAGCGCTGATGTTTGCCTTATTTAGCAATGAAAAGACGTTCCTTTGTACTTCTTTTCCTTTGATGTGCTTCTCCAGATACGACAGCAGCCAGAACCCACAGTTCACGTTGATGCATTCCTTTATGATGAAGACGTTATTGATTCATTGTGTGAGGAGGGAAAAATGAGCAGAAACTACTGCACTGCGTGTGGCTCACACCAAACAGCACCTTTGGGTAGGCATTCAAGTTTGCAAAGCTGCAGTGTGtctgtggtttttttcccccaggtCTTGAGTGTGTAAATTGTGTAATCAGACTATtggacatcttttaaaataaaagctaacCTCCTGCATAGCCAAATTTAAAGGTAGGGGGACCACATAGAAATATTTTCTAAgggccagccagatggctcatGGGACAAAAGTGTTTGCTGTCAAACCTGATGACCTTCGTTCAGTCACTGGGGCCCGCATGGtagaggagaaaaccaactcctcaggttgtcctctgagtGGCACATGCACTCTgaggcacacacattcatgcactcTTACACTCAGGGAGACACGTGGGCAGGTAGGTGGGTAGATAAAATGCCATAGAGTGTGGAGGTTGGCTCACTTAGTGTCCTACCCGGAACTGTTTAAGCAGAGATAGCTATTCAGCCCAGAGCCTGACAGACAGGACTAAAGACAGAGGACCTACCTCATGTTTCACGTACTCTACAGATTGATACACagaccacatgctggctcacttCCTGTGAGAAGTGAACTTCCAGGGCATCTGAAATGGTCTCCATGCTTACCAAGTCCTATAGTGATAAAATACTACTGGGTGGGgttagacagagacacagggtcCCAAGAAAAGTTATTTTGGGCTTTGTTTTAACCAAGTGACACATCTCTAAAGATGACATTCACAGGATAGAAAAGGACGTGGCTGAGAGCTAGAGGAAAAACTGATATGTGAATAACTGAAATACCATAGGCCAAACGGCTGATTTGTAAACATTTATAGAACTAGGTTTAACAAACAAACAGGGCTATATCTTCCCCGTAATCAGTTATAAATGATTGGACACCCAGAGCTGCCCAGATAACTAATGAATCTGAGATGTCTGTCACCGTGAGTGACTCTGACAAGTACTCAGAAGACAGGGGTTTGTCTAGCTTTGGGATTACCCAGAAGAATCACTGGTGGTGAGGGGCTGTAAGGATGAAGAGCCAAGGGAGATGAGGACTGGGGTGGCCTAGCCCCTCCCACCTCTGAGCTGTGTAACTCTGAGACAGGTATACCCTATATCCTCTCCCTGGAGACTGCTTCCATTTAGTTGCCATCTTGTGggggcttttgtttgcttgctttgttttgtttgttttaatgaccATGATATCTCCCCTTCCTGAGAGTTAAATTCTATAAGTCAGGGTGTTGTGATCTTTGAGTGTCCTGCAGGTCAGAGGAAAGCCAGAGTCAGACTATCTCAGAAACTTAGACAAGGAAGATAGAAGTGACAGAGCTAGCCAGGCGTAGTGatgcaggcctttagtcccaggactccagagatagaggtgggcagatctctgcgttccaggccagccagagttaacacagtgagaccctgggtcaaaaaaacaaacaaaaacaaaactataacttgatgctcattttcttctttttccaggaTTTATTTCTCATTCCTTCTCACTCGAGGAGTTGAAGTTCATTTATCAGCATGTACTCCCCGATCTGTCGGGAAAGGTCTTGGTTGACATTGGCTCCAGACTTGGCACAGTCCTTTATGCGGTAAAGTCCAGCTTGTGGACATACGCAACATGTGGAAAATACTTTCTTCTGCTAGCAACAGTTTTGCCTGCCACCATCCAAGGTGACAGCTTGGCTTTATTATAAAGTAACAGGATAAGGTCAAAATAGGATCCTTTGGCAGGCTCCTAAATTCTGCTCGATGGTAATAATTGGGTTTGGAATTTCAAAGACCAGCTGTCCAATTTCCTCTCCTGGTTTGTCTCCACAACACAAATGACAAATATAAACAGAATGGACCATGTGACTgaccctctcctcttcccttccctccccgcccctcccctcctctcctcctctcactatcgcatctgttttttgttttgttttggggtagGGATCTGGGGGTGCTTTTTATgtgggcccaggctggcctcaaacttgctatgtagatgaagATAACCCTGAATTCCTGATCCCCTTGGCTCAGCCCACTAAGTACTATGATTGCAGGCTTGTCTCCAtacctggcttctttttctttgtgctatattaaaataaaatagtatactGAACTTTGAttaaaaactcataaaaataacaaatttccTTGACCTGAGAAACCTTTGTGTGGCCATAGCAAGTCACTTAATGGTTCTGAATATCTAGTTCCCTATCTTTAAATGGGTGATGTCCAAGGATATGTTATATCTATTTTCTGTGACCCAAAATGCAcacattgcttttgtttctgaaatGTCACTTCAgctggtgggaggcagagacaggcagatctctgagttcaaggccaacctgataatctacagaaagagtttcaggaaagccagggctacacagagaaaccctgtctcaaaaaaaaaaaaagtagtagtaagaaagaaagatagaaagaaagaaatattacatTGCTGTTTTGCTGTGTTATAAAATCAAACTTAGTTTTCACATGTGTTGATAGGCAATCAGGAGCCAGCCATAGTGGTACATGTCTCTAATCTTTGCATCAGAAGCTataagttcagagccagcctgggctacatgaaaactgtcttaaaaacaTTAGCCAAATTAGCTGACTTTTCCTTCCATGTTATGTTTTGTTActctaaaacagaaaaagacCACAGCCCCCAGCAATTTTTCGTGTCCTTGTTAACTGACTTGGTCAGTTACCTTCCTTCCCTAGTTTGAAATGGTGTTGGTCATCACTGTATTCCCTACAGATTAACTCCCTGCCTGCTCTGCCATGATGTAACGCCCCCAGAAATTACAGAGGCTGGAATGTGGTCACTtcatcatttctgattttgctgaATGCCCAGCTTGATCAGGAAAGCATAGAAATCAGCCTAAAAATATAGCTGTAGCATAGGAGGTAACAAACTTCAGTCAAGGTCCTGGTCAGCAAAGTGCTGAACGTTGAAGTTTTGTa is part of the Cricetulus griseus strain 17A/GY chromosome 5, alternate assembly CriGri-PICRH-1.0, whole genome shotgun sequence genome and encodes:
- the LOC100756479 gene encoding uncharacterized protein LOC100756479 isoform X3 → MDFGRARRAVLQLLGATAPADVPALLHWMRTTRDFDEFTQDNNDIMLKNIADDLRSCLPQEAVLCSEQLALQKIRQQPEPTVHVDAFLYDEDVIDSLCEEGKMSRNYCTACGSHQTAPLGFISHSFSLEELKFIYQHVLPDLSGKVLVDIGSRLGTVLYAGYLYSSAVQLYGVELNGEFCQLQEMVIKKYQFGDRIKVLHADICTQGSLLQSADVIVMNNVFEYFLTEPQQARTIHLPPPLAIPALASI